One part of the Arthrobacter sp. EM1 genome encodes these proteins:
- the miaA gene encoding tRNA (adenosine(37)-N6)-dimethylallyltransferase MiaA, with amino-acid sequence MPVIAVVGPTGSGKSDLAVSLALELDGEVINADSMQFYRGMDIGTAKITEAERRGVPHHLLDILDVTEEASVSDFQQHARGLIAAIHARGKRAILAGGSGLYVRAALDVLEFPGTDPVIRSRLETELENDGPALLRARLEGVDPVSAGRLGDARRIVRALEVFELTGRPFSSFMPSREYFQPAVQIGLEVDRERLRERLARRVHTMADRGLLNEVSRLDAAGLRRGKTAPRALGYAQFLKVLDGESDPAQAVAETIVATRQFARRQLTWFRADPRIGWLDWQDPELLAKAAALCGGAE; translated from the coding sequence ATGCCGGTGATCGCCGTCGTCGGGCCGACCGGCTCCGGCAAGTCCGATCTTGCCGTCTCGCTGGCGCTGGAACTCGACGGCGAAGTCATCAATGCCGACTCGATGCAGTTCTACCGAGGCATGGACATTGGCACCGCGAAAATCACCGAGGCCGAACGGAGGGGAGTGCCGCACCACCTTCTGGACATCCTGGACGTGACCGAGGAAGCCAGCGTCTCCGACTTCCAGCAGCACGCCCGAGGGCTCATTGCCGCCATCCATGCCCGCGGCAAACGCGCCATCCTGGCAGGGGGATCCGGTCTCTACGTCCGCGCAGCCCTTGACGTGCTGGAATTCCCCGGCACCGATCCGGTCATCCGGAGCAGGCTGGAGACCGAACTGGAAAACGACGGACCGGCGCTTTTGCGTGCGCGGCTCGAAGGCGTGGACCCGGTTTCCGCGGGCCGGCTCGGCGACGCGCGCCGGATTGTCCGCGCCCTGGAGGTGTTCGAGCTGACCGGGCGGCCTTTCAGCTCCTTTATGCCCAGCCGCGAGTACTTCCAGCCGGCCGTCCAGATCGGGCTCGAGGTGGACCGTGAACGGCTCCGGGAACGGCTCGCCCGCCGGGTACACACCATGGCTGACCGCGGGCTGCTGAACGAGGTCAGCAGGCTGGATGCGGCCGGACTCCGGCGGGGCAAAACAGCACCCCGGGCCCTCGGCTATGCGCAATTCCTCAAGGTCCTCGACGGCGAATCCGACCCAGCCCAGGCAGTGGCGGAAACCATCGTCGCGACCCGGCAGTTTGCCCGGCGCCAACTCACCTGGTTCCGCG